One genomic segment of Spirochaetota bacterium includes these proteins:
- the rplO gene encoding 50S ribosomal protein L15: MEEIYLLKKPDCIKRRKRVGRGNSSGHGSQSGKGHDGQLSRAGKKHYAWFEGGQMPLQRRIPKRGFNNYTKKEFQVVNISLLEKLGLSEINPEILKKEGAITRVDKLVKILGKGDITKAVKVTADAYSGSAIEKIKKAGGEANIRKASAKKEN, from the coding sequence ATGGAAGAAATATATTTGCTGAAAAAGCCTGATTGTATTAAGCGCAGAAAAAGGGTCGGCCGCGGCAACAGCAGCGGTCATGGCAGCCAGAGCGGTAAGGGCCATGACGGGCAGCTCTCAAGGGCTGGCAAGAAGCACTATGCCTGGTTCGAGGGCGGCCAGATGCCCCTGCAGAGGCGCATACCGAAGCGGGGCTTCAATAACTATACCAAGAAGGAATTTCAGGTTGTCAACATATCCCTGCTCGAAAAGCTGGGGCTTTCAGAGATCAACCCGGAAATCTTGAAGAAAGAAGGGGCTATCACCAGGGTAGATAAGCTGGTAAAGATCCTCGGCAAAGGTGATATCACCAAGGCTGTCAAGGTGACGGCCGATGCCTATTCCGGTTCGGCCATTGAGAAAATAAAAAAGGCCGGCGGCGAAGCAAACATCCGCAAGGCATCGGCCAAGAAAGAGAATTGA
- the infA gene encoding translation initiation factor IF-1, translating to MAKEEPIEVEGVVVEPLPNAMFRVKLDNGHVVLAHISGKMRMHYIRILAGDKVTVELSPYDLSRGRIIYRSKN from the coding sequence ATGGCAAAAGAAGAACCAATTGAAGTTGAAGGCGTTGTAGTGGAACCGCTGCCCAATGCGATGTTCAGGGTAAAACTGGATAATGGTCATGTCGTTCTCGCCCATATATCCGGTAAAATGAGAATGCATTATATCAGGATACTGGCGGGTGACAAGGTAACAGTTGAATTATCGCCCTACGATTTAAGCCGGGGCAGAATCATATACCGCTCGAAAAACTGA
- the rpmD gene encoding 50S ribosomal protein L30 translates to MAKKLVVKQIKSNIGILPKQRATLRALGLRKISAERVHDDTAVVRGMIDKVSHLVTVKHIDQ, encoded by the coding sequence ATGGCAAAAAAACTGGTAGTTAAGCAAATAAAGAGCAATATCGGCATCTTGCCGAAGCAGAGGGCGACCCTCAGGGCGCTTGGCCTGCGGAAGATTTCCGCCGAGCGCGTTCACGACGATACCGCGGTCGTGCGGGGCATGATCGACAAGGTGAGTCACCTGGTAACCGTCAAACATATAGATCAGTAG
- the rpmJ gene encoding 50S ribosomal protein L36 has translation MKVRVSVRKICNDCKVIKRHGVVRVICTNPRHKQRQKVRTVKKH, from the coding sequence ATGAAAGTGAGAGTTTCGGTCAGGAAAATATGCAATGATTGCAAGGTCATCAAGCGGCATGGCGTGGTGCGGGTTATTTGTACGAATCCCCGTCACAAACAGCGCCAGAAGGTGAGGACCGTTAAAAAACATTAA
- the rpsE gene encoding 30S ribosomal protein S5, producing the protein MKLKRKKTSATELELSEKIVTINRVAKVVKGGRRFSFNALAVIGDGKGHVGIGFGKANEVPDAIDKSKEDAKKNIFRVNLHKNTIPHQVIGKFKSAKVILKPAAPGTGLIAGASVRAVLERAGISDVLSKAQGSRNPVNLVKATLDGLLQLRSFEEAAKLRDVPMSRLWE; encoded by the coding sequence GAACTTTCGGAAAAAATAGTCACCATCAACCGTGTCGCCAAGGTCGTTAAAGGTGGCCGGCGCTTTTCATTTAACGCACTGGCGGTCATCGGCGACGGCAAGGGTCACGTCGGCATAGGCTTCGGTAAGGCCAATGAGGTTCCCGACGCTATCGATAAAAGCAAGGAAGACGCCAAGAAAAACATTTTCAGGGTGAATCTTCATAAAAATACGATTCCTCATCAGGTTATCGGCAAGTTTAAATCCGCCAAGGTCATCCTCAAACCGGCGGCCCCCGGTACCGGTCTTATCGCCGGAGCGTCGGTCAGGGCAGTCCTTGAGCGTGCAGGCATCAGCGATGTGCTATCGAAAGCACAGGGGTCCAGAAACCCGGTCAACCTGGTAAAGGCGACCCTTGACGGATTGCTCCAGTTACGGAGCTTTGAGGAAGCCGCGAAGCTGCGGGATGTGCCGATGAGCAGGTTGTGGGAATAG
- the rpsM gene encoding 30S ribosomal protein S13, whose protein sequence is MARIAGVDLPNNKRVEIALTYIFGIGLTTSKKILAEAKVDPDKRVKDLADEEINDIRKTIEKTAKVEGDLRTEVAMNIKRLMDIGCYRGIRHRRGLPVRGQNTKNNARTRKGKRGAPVGGKKKTQAK, encoded by the coding sequence ATGGCACGTATAGCTGGCGTTGATTTACCAAATAATAAAAGAGTAGAAATCGCTTTGACCTATATCTTTGGAATCGGTTTGACGACATCCAAGAAAATTCTGGCCGAAGCAAAGGTTGATCCCGACAAGCGGGTCAAGGATCTCGCGGACGAGGAGATCAACGACATACGGAAAACGATTGAAAAAACGGCGAAGGTCGAGGGTGATCTGAGGACTGAAGTCGCCATGAATATAAAACGGCTGATGGACATCGGCTGTTATCGGGGAATCCGCCATCGGAGAGGCCTGCCGGTGCGGGGACAGAATACTAAGAACAACGCCCGGACACGGAAGGGCAAACGGGGCGCCCCGGTCGGCGGCAAGAAGAAAACTCAAGCCAAGTAA
- the secY gene encoding preprotein translocase subunit SecY — protein MSNVVVNIFKIPDLRKRIFFTLAILIVYRVGAHIPIPGINVDALSEYFTQAQSAGGMLDFIDLFSGGAFKRFTIFALGIMPYISSSIIIDLLKVVFPALERLAKEGHEGQKKITQYTRYGTVFLCAAQSFGLTFWMKSMRTTTGGSVVPEDSGIWFVIIAVVTITTGTMVLVWLGDVITERGIGNGISLIIMAGIVVRAPQAFTATMKKIGDSGEPIIGIILIGLFLAVVAASILLTLGQRRIPVQYGKKQTNRGTVQRSAQYIPLRVNAAGVIPIIFAAAIITFPTQMIHMIGGTSSGILNKLQFWLSPGQIPYMILYSGLIIFFCFFYTAIRFNPTEIADNLKKYGGFIPGIRPGQNTAEYIMAILNKINLSGSIFLAFIAIIPDLILSIWPEQVSVEMAHLFGGTSLLIIVGVALDTLQQIESQLLMRHYDGFMKGARMKGRH, from the coding sequence ATGTCCAACGTAGTCGTTAACATATTCAAGATTCCCGATCTCAGGAAGCGGATATTTTTTACCTTGGCCATATTGATCGTGTATCGGGTCGGCGCCCATATTCCCATACCGGGCATCAATGTTGACGCTCTGTCTGAATACTTCACCCAGGCTCAGAGCGCCGGCGGAATGCTCGATTTCATCGATCTTTTCTCGGGCGGCGCATTCAAGCGGTTCACGATCTTCGCGCTGGGCATCATGCCCTATATTTCGTCGTCGATTATCATAGACCTGCTGAAGGTAGTGTTCCCGGCCCTGGAGCGACTCGCCAAAGAGGGCCACGAGGGCCAGAAAAAGATCACCCAGTATACAAGGTACGGCACGGTGTTTCTCTGCGCCGCCCAGTCCTTCGGCCTGACTTTCTGGATGAAGAGCATGCGGACGACAACGGGCGGCTCGGTCGTTCCGGAAGACTCTGGTATATGGTTTGTCATCATAGCGGTCGTGACCATAACGACCGGCACCATGGTGCTGGTGTGGCTTGGCGACGTTATTACTGAGCGCGGTATCGGCAACGGTATCTCCCTTATCATCATGGCCGGAATCGTTGTCAGGGCGCCCCAGGCATTCACTGCCACCATGAAGAAAATAGGCGATTCCGGTGAGCCCATCATCGGAATAATCCTCATAGGCCTTTTCCTGGCTGTCGTGGCGGCGTCTATCCTTCTGACCCTGGGCCAGAGGAGGATACCGGTCCAGTACGGTAAAAAACAGACGAACCGCGGCACGGTGCAGCGAAGCGCCCAGTACATTCCGCTCCGGGTCAACGCTGCCGGCGTTATTCCGATCATTTTTGCCGCCGCGATTATTACGTTCCCGACGCAGATGATACACATGATCGGCGGCACCAGCTCCGGTATATTGAACAAGCTGCAGTTCTGGCTGTCGCCCGGCCAGATTCCCTATATGATTCTGTACAGCGGCCTTATCATTTTCTTTTGCTTTTTTTATACCGCAATCAGGTTCAACCCGACGGAGATCGCGGACAACCTGAAAAAGTATGGCGGTTTCATTCCCGGCATCAGGCCGGGCCAGAATACGGCTGAATATATCATGGCCATCCTGAACAAGATCAATCTTTCGGGATCCATTTTCCTGGCGTTCATCGCCATTATACCAGACTTGATACTGAGCATCTGGCCGGAACAGGTATCGGTTGAAATGGCCCACCTGTTCGGCGGGACGTCGCTTCTGATCATCGTCGGTGTGGCTCTGGATACGCTGCAGCAGATCGAGTCGCAACTTCTCATGAGGCACTATGACGGTTTCATGAAGGGCGCTCGCATGAAAGGGCGGCATTGA
- the rpsD gene encoding 30S ribosomal protein S4: MGRYTGPRCKLCRREMTPLMLKGQRCLTDKCPIKGKKKYPPGPPRKRRAKLSDYAVQLREKQRIRRSYGLLEKQFRLLFHDAMRMKGVTGDNMMSLLERRLDNVIFRMGFASSRSQARQLVMHKHVMVNGRIVDIPSFRVTEGAVVAVRENYAGNVMVEDSIKLAKAIDSIPGWIEVDFEKRSGKILRLPLREDLTSNFNDQLVVELYSK, translated from the coding sequence ATGGGAAGATATACCGGTCCACGGTGTAAATTATGCCGGCGTGAAATGACGCCGCTCATGTTGAAAGGCCAGCGTTGCCTGACCGATAAATGCCCTATCAAGGGTAAGAAAAAATATCCTCCGGGACCCCCGCGGAAAAGGCGCGCGAAATTGTCCGATTACGCCGTCCAGCTACGCGAAAAGCAGAGGATCAGAAGGAGCTACGGCCTGCTGGAGAAGCAGTTCAGGCTCTTGTTCCATGACGCGATGCGCATGAAGGGCGTTACCGGCGACAATATGATGTCGCTCCTCGAACGCCGCCTGGACAACGTGATCTTCAGGATGGGTTTCGCCTCTTCCCGCAGCCAGGCCCGCCAGCTGGTCATGCATAAGCATGTCATGGTGAACGGCAGGATCGTCGATATCCCGTCCTTCAGGGTCACGGAAGGCGCCGTGGTCGCTGTAAGGGAGAATTACGCGGGCAATGTCATGGTCGAGGATTCGATTAAGCTCGCCAAGGCTATTGACTCGATACCCGGATGGATCGAAGTGGATTTTGAAAAAAGAAGCGGCAAGATTTTACGTCTGCCGTTGCGTGAAGATTTAACATCGAATTTTAACGACCAGCTTGTTGTTGAGCTATACTCGAAATAA
- the rplQ gene encoding 50S ribosomal protein L17, producing the protein MRHRNSVKQLGRTHAHRKAMFGNMVTSLFRHERIVTTKEKGKELKRISERLITRAKHNMDIPETDGGRKLHNKREVMKVIKDRDILKKLFEDIAPRFKDRKGGYTRIYLLGKRSGDAAEMSIIELVEKKVVVKKTEDKEEKKDKKSKEKKELKKEKKEAKEAKAKKKKEEK; encoded by the coding sequence ATGAGGCATAGAAATAGCGTAAAACAACTAGGCAGAACCCATGCCCACCGGAAGGCGATGTTCGGTAACATGGTGACATCGCTTTTCAGGCACGAGCGCATCGTGACTACGAAAGAAAAAGGCAAGGAGCTGAAGCGGATATCTGAGCGTCTTATCACCAGGGCGAAGCATAACATGGATATTCCCGAAACCGACGGTGGCCGGAAGCTCCACAACAAGCGCGAAGTGATGAAGGTCATCAAGGACCGTGACATCCTCAAAAAGCTTTTTGAAGATATCGCGCCTCGTTTTAAGGACAGGAAAGGCGGATATACGAGGATATACCTCCTTGGAAAAAGATCGGGCGACGCGGCGGAGATGTCCATTATTGAGCTTGTTGAAAAGAAGGTTGTCGTTAAGAAGACCGAGGATAAGGAAGAGAAGAAAGATAAAAAGTCGAAAGAGAAAAAAGAATTAAAGAAAGAGAAAAAAGAAGCCAAAGAGGCAAAAGCAAAAAAGAAGAAAGAAGAAAAGTAG
- a CDS encoding DUF2225 domain-containing protein, with protein MDKDLKVSYRQKNVTICPVCSFEFHREELFTGGGRLIAGKLTDELRRNYEASKKFGTIHPLIYVPTVCPSCLYTAFPKDFESLEESEIDKMRELTTARKNVIKKFFGNLDFNGDRDLNTGAASYMLAVDSYGYRNKKVAPTFKMAQASIRAAWLFTDLAKENPETPYGKIATFFYKKAYQTYVKVLDLMQTGGEPIEAVGNMGPDTDKNWGYEGVLYLTAILTVKIGSKESDPAKRMENLEKCKRYLSRLFGSGKTSKSRPSELLDKTKDCYDKINEMIEEWNKEHAPKTEE; from the coding sequence ATGGATAAAGATCTAAAGGTATCATACCGCCAGAAGAATGTTACAATCTGCCCCGTGTGCTCCTTTGAATTCCACCGCGAAGAACTCTTTACGGGCGGTGGAAGATTGATAGCGGGCAAGTTGACCGATGAGCTGAGAAGAAATTATGAGGCCAGCAAGAAATTCGGCACAATTCATCCCCTCATATATGTGCCGACGGTATGCCCGAGCTGTCTCTATACGGCTTTCCCGAAAGACTTTGAGAGTCTGGAGGAATCCGAAATTGATAAAATGCGCGAGCTCACAACTGCCCGCAAAAATGTCATAAAAAAATTTTTCGGCAATCTTGATTTCAACGGCGATCGCGACCTGAACACGGGGGCGGCATCGTATATGCTTGCGGTGGACAGTTACGGATACCGCAATAAAAAAGTCGCTCCCACGTTCAAAATGGCCCAGGCGTCGATTCGGGCCGCGTGGCTCTTCACGGACCTGGCGAAGGAGAATCCCGAGACTCCATACGGTAAAATTGCGACCTTTTTTTATAAGAAGGCCTACCAGACCTATGTAAAGGTGCTTGATCTGATGCAGACCGGCGGGGAGCCGATCGAGGCCGTCGGCAACATGGGGCCCGACACGGACAAGAACTGGGGATATGAGGGTGTACTGTATCTGACTGCCATATTGACCGTCAAAATCGGATCAAAAGAATCCGATCCTGCTAAAAGGATGGAAAACCTGGAGAAATGCAAGCGGTATCTCAGCAGATTGTTCGGGTCAGGCAAAACTTCAAAATCAAGGCCATCGGAGCTGCTCGATAAAACAAAAGATTGCTATGACAAAATCAACGAGATGATCGAAGAATGGAACAAGGAACATGCGCCCAAGACAGAAGAATAG
- a CDS encoding D-alanine--D-alanine ligase yields MLTVGVLFGGRSGEHDVSLCSAASVVAAMDPRKYKVVAIGIDRDGRWYVQERPAIVDDKDFGRILKLEKKGTWFVNHFEDKNKLVLHNADDNTTVSVDVVFPAVHGTYCEDGTLQGLLELAMVPYVGADSVGSSVGIDKDITKRLLRDIRIPVVPWKTIFREEWERDSAAVMRSIREDIPLPLFVKPARTGSSVGVKKVKSDADLADAITFAFQYDTRLLIEKGINAREIECAVLGNNDPQSSVLGEVKTRHEFYSYESKYIDPEGAELVIPAVLDEETASSIRKSAVEGYRVLCCGGMARVDFFLDKDTGAYYLNEINTLPGFTSISMYPKLWANTGIDYSLLIDRLIDLALERHRARMSIRTER; encoded by the coding sequence ATGCTCACCGTGGGAGTCCTTTTCGGGGGGCGGTCGGGCGAACATGACGTCTCCCTCTGCTCGGCCGCGTCAGTGGTCGCGGCCATGGACCCCCGGAAGTACAAGGTGGTGGCCATCGGCATCGACCGGGACGGCCGGTGGTACGTGCAGGAACGCCCCGCCATTGTCGACGACAAGGATTTCGGCCGCATCCTGAAGCTGGAAAAAAAGGGTACCTGGTTCGTCAATCACTTCGAAGATAAGAACAAGCTGGTCCTGCATAATGCCGATGACAACACCACGGTGTCCGTTGACGTCGTCTTTCCCGCGGTCCACGGCACCTACTGCGAGGACGGCACGCTCCAGGGGCTCCTGGAGCTGGCCATGGTCCCCTACGTGGGGGCCGATTCTGTAGGCTCCTCGGTCGGGATAGACAAGGACATCACCAAGCGTCTGTTGCGCGACATCAGGATTCCAGTGGTGCCGTGGAAAACCATCTTCCGGGAGGAGTGGGAGCGCGATTCGGCGGCCGTTATGCGGTCCATCAGGGAAGACATCCCGCTGCCTCTCTTCGTGAAGCCGGCGCGGACCGGTTCGTCGGTGGGTGTGAAGAAAGTGAAATCCGATGCCGACCTGGCCGACGCCATAACCTTCGCTTTCCAGTACGACACCAGGCTTCTCATCGAAAAGGGGATCAATGCCCGGGAGATAGAATGCGCCGTACTGGGCAACAATGATCCGCAGTCCTCCGTACTCGGCGAGGTTAAGACCCGCCACGAGTTTTATTCCTACGAGTCCAAGTATATCGATCCGGAGGGCGCAGAGCTGGTGATCCCGGCGGTCCTCGATGAAGAGACCGCCTCCTCAATCCGCAAGTCCGCCGTCGAAGGATACCGGGTCCTCTGCTGCGGGGGCATGGCCCGCGTGGACTTCTTTCTGGACAAAGATACCGGCGCGTATTATCTTAACGAGATCAACACGCTTCCCGGGTTCACCAGCATAAGCATGTACCCCAAGCTGTGGGCTAACACCGGCATTGACTATTCCTTACTCATCGATCGGCTGATCGATCTCGCACTCGAACGTCACCGCGCCAGGATGAGCATCCGGACGGAACGATGA
- a CDS encoding aspartate kinase — MSDLKIIVQKYGGTSVGTPERIKAVAERIKSYMDKGFSVVVVVSAMGKTTDELITLSKSITLKPSEREMDMLLSTGEQVSIALLAMALHEIGIDAISYTGSQIKVLTDGNFSKAKIESISTERIIKSLKEKKAVIVAGFQGIDSDENITTLGRGGSDTSAAALAAVLGTRDCEIYTDVDGVYTADPRIIAQPVKLKEISYDEMLELARLGAAVLHSRSVEFSKKYNIRLHVRSSFNYEEGTVVMPKEEMMEKYVISGVTAKRDEAKITIRDIPDRPGIAARLFSIMGENKVYVNMIVQSTGKDNKASISFTVLKNDMDKALKLSEVLKKELGASSIESKQDIAIVSAVGVGMLSSYGVAGKIFQMLSDQNINIEMISTSEIGISCVIDDIYAELAQKVIHKAFIETEQK; from the coding sequence ATGTCAGATCTGAAAATTATCGTTCAAAAGTATGGCGGGACCAGCGTCGGCACGCCGGAAAGGATCAAAGCGGTAGCCGAGCGGATCAAGAGCTACATGGACAAGGGCTTTTCGGTCGTTGTGGTCGTGTCGGCAATGGGTAAAACCACGGATGAACTCATCACCCTTTCAAAGAGCATCACCCTGAAGCCGAGCGAGAGGGAAATGGACATGCTTCTGTCAACGGGTGAGCAGGTATCGATAGCTCTTCTCGCCATGGCCCTCCATGAAATCGGGATAGACGCCATATCATATACCGGCTCGCAGATCAAGGTTCTCACCGACGGTAATTTCAGCAAGGCCAAGATCGAGAGCATATCGACAGAACGGATAATCAAGTCCCTCAAGGAAAAAAAGGCGGTCATCGTCGCCGGATTCCAGGGCATCGACAGCGATGAGAACATCACCACGCTCGGCAGGGGAGGATCGGATACGTCTGCGGCCGCGCTGGCCGCAGTCCTGGGCACCAGGGACTGCGAGATCTATACCGATGTCGACGGCGTGTACACCGCCGATCCGAGGATCATAGCGCAGCCGGTCAAGCTGAAAGAGATCAGTTACGATGAGATGCTGGAGCTGGCCCGACTCGGAGCGGCCGTTCTGCACTCGCGGTCGGTCGAGTTTTCGAAAAAGTATAACATCCGGTTGCACGTTCGGTCAAGTTTTAACTACGAAGAGGGCACGGTCGTAATGCCCAAGGAGGAGATGATGGAGAAGTATGTTATCAGCGGTGTGACCGCAAAACGCGATGAAGCCAAGATTACCATTCGAGATATACCGGACCGTCCGGGCATAGCGGCGCGGCTGTTCAGCATCATGGGCGAAAACAAGGTTTATGTAAACATGATCGTGCAGTCGACCGGAAAGGACAACAAGGCGTCCATATCGTTCACCGTACTGAAAAACGATATGGATAAGGCCCTGAAGCTGTCGGAAGTACTGAAAAAGGAGCTCGGCGCCAGTTCCATAGAGTCGAAGCAGGATATCGCCATCGTTTCAGCCGTGGGCGTCGGGATGCTATCGTCCTACGGCGTGGCAGGAAAAATCTTCCAGATGCTCTCGGACCAGAATATCAACATCGAAATGATATCCACGTCGGAGATAGGCATCTCCTGCGTCATCGACGATATTTACGCCGAGCTAGCCCAGAAGGTTATCCATAAGGCCTTTATCGAAACGGAGCAGAAATAA
- a CDS encoding DNA-directed RNA polymerase subunit alpha: MAPRNLLKGFKRPSKITFEHDELQPNYGRFVAEPFEKGYGLTIGNSLRRVLLSSIEGAAITAIKIEGVPHEFFTIPGVYEDVTRIILNLKKLRFKYSGELQKVLHIKKTGSGDLTGSDFNVDPEIEVMNPEQVVATLNDSADIDMEVQIERGRGYIPAEVNKSNTETVGVIPIDSIFSPIKKVNVKVEDTRVGQRTDFDKLVLEIWTDGSISPDDALAHAAKIIKDHMTIFINFEEEVEAEIEEVDENLEKMRTLLAKSIDEIELSVRSYNTLKSQDVSTLEQLVKKTEDELKKSKHCSDLVLHEIKSKLESLHLSLGLKD; encoded by the coding sequence ATGGCCCCACGTAACCTGCTCAAGGGCTTTAAGAGACCAAGTAAAATCACATTCGAACATGATGAATTACAGCCGAATTATGGTCGTTTCGTAGCTGAGCCGTTTGAAAAGGGCTATGGTTTAACAATCGGGAATTCCCTGAGACGCGTATTGCTGTCTTCCATAGAAGGCGCCGCAATTACAGCCATAAAAATTGAGGGCGTACCCCATGAATTTTTTACCATCCCCGGCGTGTATGAGGATGTGACAAGGATCATTCTGAACCTGAAAAAACTGCGGTTCAAGTACAGCGGAGAGCTGCAAAAGGTTCTTCATATCAAGAAAACGGGATCCGGCGATCTGACCGGTTCTGATTTCAACGTGGATCCGGAAATCGAGGTGATGAATCCGGAGCAAGTGGTCGCGACATTGAACGATTCGGCCGATATAGACATGGAAGTGCAGATCGAGCGCGGTCGCGGATATATTCCGGCCGAAGTCAACAAGTCGAACACGGAAACCGTCGGTGTCATACCGATAGATTCCATCTTTTCACCGATAAAGAAGGTGAACGTAAAGGTGGAGGATACACGGGTAGGACAGCGGACCGACTTCGACAAGCTGGTCCTCGAGATATGGACCGATGGCTCGATATCTCCCGATGACGCCCTGGCGCACGCGGCGAAGATTATCAAGGACCACATGACGATCTTCATCAACTTTGAAGAGGAAGTCGAAGCCGAGATCGAGGAAGTCGATGAAAATCTTGAGAAGATGAGAACGCTCCTCGCCAAGTCGATCGATGAGATCGAGTTGTCGGTACGGTCGTATAACACGCTTAAGAGCCAGGACGTTTCAACGCTTGAACAGCTGGTGAAGAAGACGGAAGACGAACTGAAGAAATCGAAGCACTGCAGTGATCTTGTGCTGCATGAGATAAAATCAAAGCTCGAGTCATTGCATCTTAGCTTGGGATTAAAGGATTAA
- the rpsK gene encoding 30S ribosomal protein S11, whose product MVKGKKVKTRKKEKRVIPIGKAYVQATYNNTIITLTDMQGNVISWASAGGEGFKGSRKSTPFAAQMAAKTAAQNAITNAGLQNVEVFVKGPGIGREAAVRSLFQSGLNVTKIKDVTPVPHNGCRPKKRRRV is encoded by the coding sequence ATAGTGAAAGGGAAAAAAGTAAAAACACGAAAAAAGGAAAAAAGGGTTATCCCCATAGGGAAAGCCTATGTCCAGGCCACCTATAATAACACCATCATAACCCTGACCGACATGCAGGGGAACGTTATTTCGTGGGCGTCCGCCGGCGGTGAGGGATTCAAAGGCTCACGTAAGTCTACTCCTTTCGCGGCGCAGATGGCGGCGAAAACAGCGGCCCAGAACGCCATTACCAATGCGGGGCTGCAGAATGTGGAAGTGTTTGTCAAAGGTCCGGGGATCGGAAGGGAAGCGGCGGTACGCTCCCTGTTCCAGTCCGGGCTGAATGTGACTAAGATAAAGGATGTGACCCCGGTGCCGCATAACGGATGCAGGCCTAAAAAGAGAAGAAGAGTATAA
- the truA gene encoding tRNA pseudouridine(38-40) synthase TruA, which translates to MEQGTCAQDRRIALEVQYDGTRFNGWQIQNGGTTVQGELEKAIEVLTRHQSRTIASGRTDSGVHALGQIVHFDIHSATTLQRICIGLNGILPRDISIINAYEVDGGFHARFDAVERTYRYCIYNHPSRSPFMMYRAMWVHERLDVEYIDRVMRLLIGEKDFSSFCKKRESKKINTVRRIMDVSVRKVGDLIEIEISGNAFLHNMIRIIVGTVVEMNRKKTDPDALVDIIAKRDRDCSGVTAPPYGLYLVKVRYEPSLDTVRSAF; encoded by the coding sequence ATGGAACAAGGAACATGCGCCCAAGACAGAAGAATAGCTCTCGAGGTGCAGTATGACGGGACCCGGTTCAACGGCTGGCAGATCCAGAATGGCGGCACGACGGTGCAGGGGGAGCTTGAAAAGGCGATCGAAGTTTTAACACGGCACCAATCGAGGACCATTGCCTCGGGAAGGACCGATTCCGGTGTCCACGCCCTGGGGCAGATCGTTCATTTTGATATACACAGCGCCACTACCCTCCAGCGGATCTGCATCGGCCTCAACGGAATTCTACCCCGGGATATATCAATTATAAATGCCTATGAGGTCGATGGCGGGTTTCACGCGCGTTTTGACGCGGTGGAGAGAACGTACCGGTATTGCATTTACAACCATCCGTCGCGGTCGCCCTTCATGATGTACCGGGCCATGTGGGTCCATGAACGGCTGGACGTCGAATATATCGACCGTGTCATGCGGCTGCTGATAGGTGAAAAGGATTTTTCATCGTTCTGCAAAAAGCGGGAATCAAAAAAAATCAACACCGTAAGAAGGATCATGGATGTTTCGGTGCGGAAGGTCGGCGATCTGATTGAGATCGAGATATCCGGCAACGCGTTTCTCCATAACATGATCAGGATCATCGTGGGTACTGTTGTGGAAATGAACAGGAAAAAGACCGATCCGGACGCGCTGGTTGATATTATAGCGAAACGGGACCGCGATTGCAGCGGCGTCACCGCCCCCCCCTACGGCCTGTATCTGGTCAAGGTTCGATACGAACCGAGCCTTGACACGGTCAGGTCGGCATTTTGA